In bacterium, the following proteins share a genomic window:
- a CDS encoding prepilin-type N-terminal cleavage/methylation domain-containing protein, with amino-acid sequence MLNRKGFTLIELMIVVVIIGILAAIAIPNFISMQDRAKEAKVKGAAHTVQLAAEDFAVRNDGIYSDAGADLQPLLPGGNLLDNAFDGNPSEPRFAAAAANPGEVGIVAVVQGGVNVGYSITGFGKTATILTLVSGS; translated from the coding sequence ATGCTGAATCGCAAAGGATTCACCCTGATCGAGCTCATGATCGTCGTGGTCATCATCGGTATCCTGGCCGCCATCGCGATCCCCAACTTCATCAGCATGCAGGATCGTGCGAAGGAAGCCAAGGTCAAGGGCGCGGCCCACACCGTGCAGCTGGCTGCCGAGGACTTCGCTGTCCGCAACGACGGCATCTACTCGGACGCCGGTGCTGACCTGCAGCCCCTGCTCCCGGGCGGCAACCTCCTGGACAACGCGTTCGACGGCAACCCCAGCGAGCCCCGCTTTGCTGCGGCCGCTGCGAACCCGGGCGAAGTCGGCATCGTGGCCGTGGTGCAGGGCGGCGTGAACGTCGGCTACAGCATCACCGGCTTCGGCAAGACTGCGACCATCCTGACGCTGGTCAGCGGTTCGTAA
- a CDS encoding sigma-54-dependent Fis family transcriptional regulator, translating into MPLGRILVVDDEDSMCQYLSILLRKEGYTVRTAHSGAEALKAIGEEPADLVMTDIQMPKMDGIQLLKGIKAIDPTTPVVIMTAYASEQSAIDAVNLGAFSYLQKHCKNDEIKIVVRNALALRQAKTENQELRRELSKKKSTKSIIGQSPRMRSVFKMVDKIASTTATILINGESGTGKELIAQSIHQRSDRANETFVAINCGAIPETLLESQLFGHVKGSFTGADRDHDGFCRQAENGTIFLDEIGETPHAIQVKLLRMLQEREIYPVGSSSPVKVNVRVIAATNRDLEDEVARGNFRTDLYYRLNVIPLNLPPLRDRVDDVPLLVDHFLKRCCAGEYVGPLASILDDSALRALQAYEWPGNVRELENVIERASIIREGTRITVRDLPAFIADAQAGPSTGGHLAVGGPWTLEELEKAHILSVLDGTGRARKQTADILGINASTLYRKLKKYGVQDDDDAQALAEELAGTAGEELLAAIDDQLREQDESDAARFAPEPETVVS; encoded by the coding sequence ATGCCTCTGGGCCGCATCCTGGTCGTTGATGACGAAGACTCCATGTGCCAGTACCTGTCGATCCTCCTGCGCAAGGAAGGCTACACCGTGCGCACCGCCCATTCGGGCGCCGAGGCCCTCAAGGCCATCGGGGAAGAGCCGGCCGACCTGGTGATGACCGATATCCAGATGCCGAAGATGGACGGCATCCAGTTGCTCAAGGGGATCAAGGCCATCGACCCCACGACGCCCGTGGTGATCATGACCGCCTATGCGAGCGAGCAGTCGGCGATCGACGCCGTCAACCTGGGCGCCTTCAGCTACCTGCAGAAGCACTGCAAGAACGACGAGATCAAGATCGTCGTGCGCAACGCGCTGGCGCTGCGCCAGGCCAAGACCGAGAACCAGGAACTGCGCCGCGAGCTGTCGAAGAAGAAAAGCACGAAGTCGATCATCGGCCAGAGCCCGCGCATGCGTTCGGTGTTCAAGATGGTCGACAAGATCGCCTCGACCACGGCCACGATCCTGATCAACGGCGAGAGCGGCACGGGCAAGGAGCTGATCGCGCAGTCGATCCACCAGCGCTCGGACCGCGCCAACGAGACGTTCGTCGCCATCAACTGCGGCGCCATTCCCGAGACGCTGCTCGAGAGCCAGCTCTTCGGCCATGTGAAGGGCTCGTTCACCGGCGCCGACCGCGACCACGACGGCTTCTGCCGGCAGGCCGAGAACGGCACCATCTTCCTGGACGAGATCGGCGAGACACCGCACGCCATCCAGGTGAAGCTGCTGCGCATGCTGCAGGAGCGAGAGATCTATCCCGTGGGCAGCAGCAGTCCCGTCAAGGTGAACGTGCGCGTTATCGCAGCGACGAACCGCGATCTGGAGGACGAGGTCGCACGCGGCAACTTCCGCACCGACCTCTACTACCGCCTGAACGTCATCCCGCTGAACCTGCCGCCGCTGCGCGACCGCGTCGACGACGTCCCGCTGCTGGTCGACCATTTCCTCAAGCGCTGCTGCGCCGGCGAGTACGTGGGGCCGCTGGCATCCATCCTCGACGACAGCGCGCTGCGTGCCCTGCAGGCCTACGAGTGGCCCGGCAATGTGCGCGAGCTGGAGAACGTGATCGAGCGGGCGAGCATCATCCGCGAAGGCACCCGCATCACGGTGCGCGACCTGCCGGCCTTCATCGCCGATGCGCAGGCCGGACCGTCCACCGGCGGGCACCTGGCCGTGGGCGGGCCGTGGACGCTCGAGGAACTGGAGAAGGCGCACATCCTGTCGGTGCTCGACGGCACCGGCCGGGCGCGCAAGCAGACGGCGGACATCCTGGGGATCAACGCCTCGACACTCTATCGAAAGCTAAAGAAGTACGGGGTCCAGGACGATGATGATGCGCAGGCGCTGGCCGAGGAATTGGCGGGCACTGCCGGCGAGGAACTCCTCGCGGCGATCGACGACCAGCTGCGCGAGCAGGACGAGTCGGACGCCGCACGGTTCGCGCCGGAACCCGAAACGGTCGTGTCCTGA
- a CDS encoding PAS domain S-box protein has product MASVLAVITVVAGLVGVAEVSRPGVLASLGLLGTSLAVSWAASVAGASQRPLLVLQITSDAVALGLLVHFTGGPYSAIPLAFCVPIMFAAYYLDRRWALAIAGTAAALVGGGHFGLALGWLAAGRQPGLDFHSGWPVLITALHMSLFVVVGMISGDLSERLERRRREHARSQRQAEQARREVRDILDCLRSGLLTVDTRGLITRANPACCRILGYEDTQLLGAPLGTLVDGGLDALAQVILPVAAGGAAVARGEISLVRRGHAVPIGLNVSHVTGARGEVTGAVAVFTDLTQEKELVARRRETDRLAAIGELAASIAHEIRNPLASIRGSVEMLSGELELEGYQRQLFELVLKESNRVNSIINDFLGYSRMRPVARRRFAASSFRDEMLLLVRQHVAAARGDVRITAEVTPPDLELVADPGQLTQLALNLAINACEAMRYQGRLRVALYLVEGGETFELTVTDDGPGIEADIRDNLFLPFKTTKEGGTGLGLSVVARIAAGHGGTVRAEDAPGGGAIFRVRWPRAALPGEAAAVATPAAQPLEELLPV; this is encoded by the coding sequence ATGGCGTCCGTCCTCGCGGTCATCACGGTGGTGGCGGGGCTTGTCGGCGTTGCCGAGGTCTCGCGACCCGGCGTGCTGGCCTCCCTCGGCCTGCTGGGCACGTCGCTGGCCGTCAGCTGGGCCGCCTCGGTGGCGGGGGCGTCCCAGCGTCCGCTGCTGGTGCTCCAGATCACATCCGACGCGGTGGCGCTGGGGCTGCTGGTGCACTTCACCGGGGGCCCGTATTCCGCTATCCCGCTCGCGTTCTGCGTCCCGATCATGTTCGCTGCCTACTACCTCGACCGGCGTTGGGCACTGGCTATCGCGGGCACCGCGGCGGCGCTTGTCGGAGGCGGCCACTTCGGGTTGGCATTGGGCTGGCTCGCTGCGGGCCGCCAGCCGGGCCTCGATTTCCACTCGGGCTGGCCGGTGCTGATTACCGCGCTGCACATGTCGCTGTTCGTCGTCGTCGGCATGATCAGCGGCGATCTCTCGGAGCGCCTGGAACGGAGGCGGCGCGAGCACGCCCGAAGCCAGCGCCAGGCCGAGCAGGCGCGACGCGAAGTGCGCGACATCCTCGACTGCCTGCGCAGCGGATTGCTGACCGTCGATACGCGCGGGCTCATCACCCGGGCCAATCCGGCCTGCTGCCGCATCCTGGGCTACGAGGACACGCAACTGCTCGGGGCTCCTCTCGGGACCCTGGTCGATGGCGGCCTTGACGCATTGGCGCAGGTCATCCTGCCGGTTGCCGCCGGCGGCGCGGCGGTGGCCCGCGGCGAGATCTCGCTGGTCAGGCGCGGCCACGCGGTTCCGATCGGGCTCAACGTCAGCCATGTGACGGGCGCGCGCGGCGAGGTGACCGGCGCGGTGGCCGTCTTCACCGACCTGACGCAGGAGAAGGAACTCGTCGCCCGGCGGCGCGAGACCGACCGTCTGGCGGCCATCGGTGAACTGGCGGCGAGCATCGCGCACGAAATCCGCAATCCGCTGGCGAGCATCCGCGGTTCGGTGGAAATGCTCTCGGGCGAACTCGAGCTGGAGGGCTACCAGCGCCAGCTGTTCGAGCTCGTGCTGAAGGAGAGCAACCGCGTCAACTCGATCATCAACGACTTCCTCGGCTACTCGCGCATGCGGCCGGTGGCGCGGCGCCGCTTCGCTGCCTCGTCGTTCCGCGACGAAATGCTGTTGCTGGTGCGGCAACATGTCGCTGCCGCGCGCGGCGACGTCCGCATCACGGCCGAAGTCACGCCGCCCGATCTCGAGCTGGTGGCGGATCCCGGCCAGCTGACCCAGCTCGCCCTGAACCTGGCCATCAACGCCTGCGAGGCGATGCGTTACCAGGGGCGCCTGCGCGTGGCGCTGTACCTGGTCGAGGGCGGCGAGACCTTCGAGCTGACGGTCACCGACGACGGCCCCGGCATCGAGGCCGACATCCGCGACAACCTCTTCCTGCCTTTCAAGACGACCAAGGAAGGCGGCACCGGGCTGGGCCTGTCGGTGGTCGCGCGCATCGCGGCCGGGCACGGGGGCACGGTCCGGGCCGAGGACGCGCCCGGCGGCGGCGCCATCTTCCGGGTCCGCTGGCCGCGTGCCGCCCTGCCGGGCGAGGCGGCCGCCGTGGCCACGCCGGCGGCTCAGCCCCTGGAAGAACTGCTGCCCGTCTGA
- a CDS encoding type II secretion system F family protein — protein MWANSCRCSANPPASARPEGEAPVSSTTVFQWTGKTAKGEVLSGEYEAVDKAAVSEYLRKRRLVIVSVRKKQKSAPMGGLFKKKGVSVKDLSVFTRQFATMVNAGLPLVQCLDVLGRQLDKPHFKEVVLQVTSDVESGSTLAEALQKHPRVFSDLYSNMIAAGEAGGILDVILSRLAIFLEKADALQRKVKGAMTYPVIVLTVAGGACIFMLMFVIPVFAKMFSDFGGTLPAPTRIVMGISDFIRAYWWALAGGAFALTWLFKRYRATNNGRRNTDRLAMRIPIIGNVVLKSSVARFTRTLGTLIGSGVPILQGLEITAKTAGNKVMQEAIEATAKSISQGETIAQPLRESGVFPPMVVQMIGIGEQTGALDEMLAKIADFYDDEVDAAVDALTAAIEPIMIVVMGTMVGGMLVAMYLPMFKMSSVVGG, from the coding sequence ATGTGGGCGAACTCCTGCAGATGCTCGGCGAACCCGCCGGCGTCCGCTAGGCCAGAAGGGGAGGCACCCGTGAGCTCGACGACCGTGTTCCAGTGGACCGGCAAGACCGCCAAGGGCGAGGTCCTGTCAGGCGAGTACGAGGCGGTGGACAAGGCCGCCGTCAGTGAATACCTGCGGAAGCGCCGCCTGGTCATCGTCTCGGTGCGCAAGAAGCAGAAGTCCGCGCCGATGGGCGGGCTGTTCAAGAAGAAAGGCGTCAGCGTCAAGGACCTGTCGGTCTTCACGCGCCAGTTCGCGACCATGGTCAACGCCGGCCTGCCCCTGGTGCAGTGCCTGGACGTGCTGGGCCGCCAGCTGGACAAGCCGCACTTCAAGGAAGTCGTGCTGCAGGTGACCTCCGACGTGGAGAGCGGCTCGACCCTGGCCGAGGCCCTGCAGAAGCACCCGCGGGTGTTCTCCGACCTCTACTCGAACATGATCGCGGCAGGCGAGGCCGGTGGTATCCTCGACGTGATCCTGAGCCGGCTGGCAATCTTCCTCGAGAAGGCCGACGCGCTGCAGAGGAAGGTCAAGGGCGCCATGACTTACCCGGTCATCGTGCTGACCGTGGCCGGCGGTGCCTGCATCTTCATGCTCATGTTCGTGATCCCGGTGTTCGCCAAGATGTTCTCTGACTTCGGCGGCACGCTGCCGGCGCCTACGCGCATCGTCATGGGCATCTCCGACTTCATCCGGGCCTACTGGTGGGCCCTGGCCGGCGGCGCCTTCGCCCTGACCTGGCTCTTCAAGCGCTACCGCGCCACCAACAACGGCCGGCGCAACACCGACCGCCTGGCGATGCGGATCCCCATCATCGGCAACGTCGTGCTGAAGTCGTCCGTGGCGCGCTTCACGCGCACCCTGGGCACCCTGATCGGCTCTGGCGTGCCGATCCTCCAGGGCCTCGAGATCACGGCCAAGACGGCCGGCAACAAGGTGATGCAGGAGGCCATCGAGGCCACCGCCAAGAGCATCAGCCAGGGTGAGACGATCGCCCAGCCGTTGCGCGAAAGCGGCGTGTTCCCGCCGATGGTCGTCCAGATGATCGGCATCGGCGAGCAGACCGGCGCCCTCGACGAGATGCTGGCGAAGATCGCCGACTTCTACGACGACGAGGTCGACGCGGCCGTCGATGCCCTGACTGCGGCCATCGAACCGATCATGATCGTCGTCATGGGCACGATGGTCGGCGGCATGCTCGTGGCCATGTACCTGCCCATGTTCAAGATGTCGAGCGTGGTGGGGGGCTGA
- a CDS encoding type IV pilus twitching motility protein PilT yields MLGMRELLEEMVAKGASDLHITAGLSPQYRIDGNMAATQFPTLTGDDTRRLAYSILNDEQKKRFENDHELDFSFGVQGISRFRANVFQQRGVTAMVLRQIPYQIHTFDQLGLPPICRQLINRNQGLVLVTGPTGSGKSTTLATMVDTINTVRKGHIITIEDPIEFVHQHKGCVVNQREVNSDTKSFPDALKYVLRQDPDVILIGEMRDRETISAALTIAETGHLALATLHTNSTFETINRIVDVFPNGQQNQIRSQLSFCLSGVMTQQLIPRAKGSGRVLALEIMVCTPAIKALVRDDKVHQIYGLMQAGQKHGMQTMNQSLHQAVVNKWITMDEALSRSGDVGELLQMLGEPAGVR; encoded by the coding sequence GTGCTTGGCATGCGCGAACTGCTCGAGGAAATGGTGGCCAAGGGGGCCAGCGATCTTCATATCACGGCGGGACTGTCGCCCCAGTACCGCATCGACGGAAACATGGCCGCAACGCAGTTCCCCACGCTGACCGGGGACGACACGCGCCGGCTTGCCTACAGCATCCTGAACGACGAACAGAAGAAGCGGTTCGAGAACGACCACGAGCTGGACTTCTCGTTCGGGGTGCAGGGCATCAGCCGCTTCCGCGCGAACGTCTTCCAGCAGCGCGGCGTCACGGCCATGGTGCTGCGGCAGATTCCCTACCAGATCCACACCTTCGACCAGCTGGGACTGCCCCCGATCTGCCGCCAGCTGATCAACAGGAACCAGGGCCTGGTGCTGGTCACCGGCCCCACCGGCAGCGGCAAGTCGACCACGCTGGCGACCATGGTCGACACCATCAATACCGTGCGCAAGGGCCACATCATCACGATCGAGGACCCGATCGAGTTCGTGCACCAGCACAAGGGCTGCGTCGTGAACCAGCGCGAGGTCAACAGCGACACCAAGAGCTTTCCCGACGCGCTGAAGTACGTGCTGCGCCAGGATCCAGACGTGATCCTGATCGGTGAGATGCGCGACCGCGAGACGATTTCGGCTGCGCTGACCATCGCCGAGACCGGTCACCTGGCCCTGGCGACGCTGCACACGAACAGCACCTTTGAGACCATCAACCGCATCGTGGACGTGTTCCCGAACGGCCAGCAGAACCAGATCCGCTCGCAGCTCTCGTTCTGCCTCTCCGGCGTGATGACGCAGCAGTTGATCCCGCGCGCCAAGGGCTCCGGCCGCGTGCTGGCGCTGGAGATCATGGTCTGCACCCCGGCCATCAAGGCCCTCGTGCGCGACGACAAGGTGCACCAGATCTACGGCCTGATGCAGGCCGGCCAGAAGCACGGCATGCAGACGATGAATCAGTCGCTGCACCAGGCGGTTGTGAACAAGTGGATCACGATGGACGAGGCCCTCAGCCGCAGCGGCGATGTGGGCGAACTCCTGCAGATGCTCGGCGAACCCGCCGGCGTCCGCTAG